The Glycine soja cultivar W05 chromosome 9, ASM419377v2, whole genome shotgun sequence sequence ACACAAGAGGGAGTGGAGGCTGTTCTGAATTTCCGGTTAAGCTATGGCTACAGCATACAACCAATGTGCATGAGGCCACTATAGGAGCAGCCTGGCACTGACTAGAATATACCATTTGATTGGTGAGTGCTGCAAGTCCCGCCAATTGTTGTCGGTGATTGAGTCTGTGCAAGTTGAAGGGGAGGAAAAGAGTTAAGTACAGTTATCTAGCAGATCAGTctcattccttttttttttaataataagtcATGATATATTAAAACTGAAAAGAGGCTGTGACAGCCCTCATATATCTACAGCATGCTGGATTTGAGAGGGAACCTCCTCAATCCAAACAGAATTTGTGAAAGAAAAAGCTAACTTAGCTAACAGGTCTGCAACTACATTACCTGTTCTTTTGGTGTGCCTTAAGTCAACTATTTGTCTATTTCTAAGTAAAACAGAACAAAAAATTAGTatagtacaaaaaaaaatggaaacaaagacAAAAGGCTAGCAGAATAGTATAAAATTAGTATTACTTCTGTCTGGACTAATTTACAATGTGCCTACAGTTGCACTAACAGAGTTATAGATAATGAATGAAGCACTATTTGTCAAAATACAATTgaagttttcaattcaatgacTACAACTTATAACAtttcttaaaagaagaaaagaaaaacacaattaTTTTCTAGCCAATGCAGATAAACTAATAGTACAATCCTAAAgtgaaaacatattttcaaagaatttataaatttttatactcCCTATATCAAAAGTCGttcaatttaaaagaatattcaTGAGCAGAATTAGAGATTTTACActgtttgtgtttcttttgaTTCCAATTCAGTACACAACTGAATGTTCTCCAGATCCATATACATATAAAGATAATAAACTGACTAATAACTTGTTAAAAATTTGATTAGCATCAAACTAATAAACCAAAGGAATATAGTGATCATAAACTTACTCATTTCATCAATCAACAGAATTTAAGAAGCCAATTGCTCTTACAGTTTTCAAAAAGTGATAGATCACCTGAACAAAAACAAAGTGAACATGAGCTAATAAATCTCTCTTAAGCAATTTAAATAGCAGTTTTGAACTTTAAATGTTGGTGTGTTTGGGAGGAGGAGGAGAccaaataactaatttttacaGTCATAGAAAGTTAAAAGTGCATTGTAGCAGTACCAGTCAAAGTCAACTGTCCCACATTTCAACTCAACTGCATAATCCAAGCTTTGACTGACCAGCACAGACTTATACTACTAAAATTCCACACTAACTAATAAATCATCATCTGGCATGTCCCCAGCCTTCTTCATTTTTGTATGTAGATCATGAAGTAAATGCCCCAGGGGCTCATATTGAGAGTGTGGTTTATCACCAACTACAAATACTTGCACTGTATTGCCAACTTCAATCCAACTACAACCTGGCTGCTTTTTTAACCCCATGTCCTTCATTCTCATCCTAACGTTTGCTGCTTCTTTCCATTTCCCTACTGAAGCATACATATTTGAAAGTAATGAATAGGTGCCTGCATTCTGTGgttcaattttcaaaattttctctgCTACAAGCTTCCCAATATCAGCATTTCCATGCACATTACATCCAGCAAGGAGCGCTCCCCAAACAGTCAATGGCACCTCTTCCCCAAGCCCCTCAATGATATTGGAAGCTTCTTTCAGCCTTCCTGCACGACCACAAAGATCAACCAAACATGCATAGTGATCTTCTCTGAGTTGTATCGATCTGTTTTTCAGAATTTCATCAAAGTATTTAAACCCCTCCTCAACTAAACCAGTATGACTGCAAGCCGTCAGAAGTCCAACAAAGGTGACATCATTAGCACAAACACCTAATTCTTGCATTTCATTAAATAGATTAATTGCCTCCTTGCCATACCCATGGTGGGCATAGGCAGCAATCATGCCATTCCAAGATATCAAATCCCTTTGGCTCAATAACCCATCATCAAACATCTTCCTAGCAGTATGCAACTCACCACATTTCGAGTACATATTTATCAGCGCTGATACCACACATGTGCTATCCTGAAAAACTGTTTTACTTATCATTTGATGAATTTGTTGTCCCTCAGTAAGACCAGCTAAGTCACTACAAGCTCCTAACACAGTCACAAAAGTTCCAGTGTTGGGTTTTAACTCATTGGTAGCCAGCATTTTGATAAATACCCTCAATGCTTCTTCACTTAGCCCATGTTGCACATACCCCGTCATCATTGCAGTCCAAGTAATCACATTCTTCTCTTGCATTTCACCAAACAACTTCTCTGCACGATTTAACTCTCCATTTTGAATGAAACCTGTGATCATGGTATTCCACGAAGGCATGTCCCTCTCAGGCATTCTCTGAAACAACTGCAGAGCCTCATCCAACCTCCTGTTTTGAGCATAACCTGTGATCATTGCGTTCCAAGAAACCACATTCCGAACAGGCATCTGATCAAAGAGTGCCCGAGCATCCTCAACCCTCCCGTTTTTCGCCAAACCTGCAACCATAGTAGTCCACGAAACCACATCCCTATCCTTCATCTGATCAAAAAGCCTTTGTGCGTCCTCAATCCTCCCACATTGCACCAACGCCGTGATGATTGTGTTCCAAGAAACCACATTCCTCTCTGGCATTCTCCTGAACAAGCCCAAAGCCTGCTGGGTTAGGCCATTCCTCGCATACCCATCAACCATCGTGTTCCAAGACACAACATTCCTCAGTGGCATCTCGTAAAACAACCTCTCAGCTTCCTTAACTTGATTGAACTTGATGTACCCATTAACCATGGCTGTCCAAGTGACCACATTTTTCTTGGCATCCCATCTATCAAACAGCTTCCTGGCCTCCCTGATCATGCCACACTTTAAGTACCCAGTTATCATTGTGGTCCACAGACCAATGTCCCGTTCAGGCATTTCCTCAAACACCTTGCGTGCGTAATCGATTTCACCTTCCCGGCAGAGCCTGGAGATAAAGAGATTGCAGCGTTTCATTTCCGTGTGAAGATTGCTCGTGGATGCTAACCTGATTGTAATAACATTGCTGCTTAGTGATTTGGGAAGGTGCAACAAAGTGAATGATAAATGGTGTAGCAGCTTCTTCATCCTTCAACGATAGAGTAGGAATCATAATCAATAATATCATTAATAGGTGGCTGTGAATTTGTGATGTGAGCAACGCAAACTATAAACTATTGCAATGGCTTGGCTGTACATCGGAACCACCTCGGTGCTGACGTCAGCGTCCTCGTCCTAGTGTACGGACTCGAAGAACAGCACGACGCGGCCGGCGGAGTGGATGTCGCGGTCGCAGGCGAGGTAGAGCTATACATTTTTAGAGACTATTAAATAATAGGGTTAAATGCAACTTTGTTTTCCCTGTTTTTTTCATTTCCAAAATTTGgtccttttttatcattttattttaaaaaattcaccattttaattttttcatttaaaaggaGAGACatttagtcttttatttaaaaaaaattgtgattttaatttctctattttaaaaagttcataATTTTTGCCAAATTTTCAATTAtgtctatattttatttcttttcttttgatctaattaaatcataaatctaatatattcatttaaggtactattaagaaataatttaattcattataaagtaataaataaaaaaataaaagataaataaaattaaatattaaactaaaattataattttttaaaataaggatcaaaattatagatttttaaaGTAAGAAGGTTAAATGTCTcgattttaaaatagaataaacaaaattatgaattaagtaaaataagaaaatcaaaattagatttaaacttaaatgataacgtactaaaaaaatattattaattattattttttaagttataacttttaaaggaattattataaaaataaataaataaatgttaataaattatgattaaataatactGCAAAGttgttttacattattattttatagacCATTTACTCTATTAGATGTGTTTAGAGTTATTGAGTCAATtggtttaaattgtttttaaaaaaattgtaaaataaacgcttcctataaaataatttaaacaaacataCCAAGAAAAACTGTAAATGATTTGTAAGTATTAATAGAACTTCTTAAGTGTTATTAATATTGTTTCTCCAATTAAAATTAgaggatataattttatttctaacagaaaaaaaaacaagaccaaaatatcaagaaattatatttttttcttatattaacataataatatattaaattacaaaaatagtaataagagattgtataaataatttcaactaaaatagggttaaataatttttttaggatattattgtaattaagacaattatattagaTGTTAGACACACTTTTTTATTTGActtatttttactaattatatATCAACATTTaatcacattattttaaaaaaaaaaactcatgaaAGTCTTATTTTATCATCTTTTCTCTCGTTTGTCTTTTAGATTTATTGAATAGCATCCCCTACCCCGGCACTATCCTAATTCCTAAGTCATACCTTTAAAGTTGAaagtcctttttttttcaattgatacAAAAGTTTAGGAAAGGAGtaattgttttatgtttaagCTAAACTAAAACATGACACGAACAAtgtattcaattaattatttcaactaattaatttataatttggttGACTTGTTAACAAAcattttaccaaaataaaactttttagtaAGCGAATTATTTTAACctcaacattttaaaaaatcatgtattcctcatttaatataatattatttatttaataaaattccttaaattaagttatcaattttaattattatgatatttattttacctttaagaaaacatttaatcttcaaataaaaaatttataagaattaaaaatgaattaaaaatctaaaactatataattatataaaatatactttatttacacaataaaaaataattatataaaaaatataaaaatatgtatttttatatttatcaattaattcaaaatttaattttatcaaatatttttaatttaataattacattaatagatttcaactaaaaattaaaaatttgtttatttgatgagaaaaaagattatgcacgtaaaaagaataaaaagaattattttacttatgtattataagtttattaacttttaaaattattattttaaagtaattgaaatgataatctatgattaaataatattataaaattattttatattattaatatataaacattaaatttttatcgTATACTATTATTTTAGTGCTTACAATTTGTAGGATGATATCGAGATTATTAGAATATTCATGTGAAACCATTCTCATATATGTTGTTTATTGAACTATTAACATgataatttaagtttaatttttagttggttgtgatttaaatttaaatttaatttaacttgaAAACTTGGAATTGTGTTATTTTCTAGTACCTTAAATATACACATCTTATACACATTCTGAATTGTTGAATAAGATcctaattttttcttctctatacTGTTCACATGCTAAATTCCCATTCCCGTGAATGCATTTCCTTCATACAAAGCTATATGTTTGACTACAAAGTACAAACTATTGATAAGGCACATGGAGACATCCTGTTTCCAATCACTATtagctatatatataattcCAATGAAGCTTAAAAGCAATATCTGTTCTGTTGCGTATGCAACATAAACATTTCCAGTTATTCTTTTTTAGTAATTATTCCTCAAATTGTTGGATAACATAGCGACAAAGAAATCCACTTGCAGACAGCTAGATATACATTGAATCATGaaatttctttcttaattacAATTATATGGCATATAAAATAAAGCATACAAGCAATTcaattgcttttatttttagtccaaaCTTATTTTCAATTGAATGCAAATCTGTGTAAAATGGTAACTCTCAGGGTGGAATAGACAATATGTtcaattatattaattgcaCATTCACAATGTAGTTTATTtgaaacaatcaaagaataaaaataatggttAACAATCtaagtaaatttaattaagagATAAAGGGTTTTGAGCTAGTTGACTTGTTTGTGTCATTGGTATATTGGGGTTCCCACCAAGTTTTTCTATTATTTGGTAAGAATGTTAAGAAGCAAAACCCTTGTGTGGATCAAACGTCTGAACATGCACTCCAACTCCACCTCAAGACCTTCTATAGCCATCCTAACCCCTGCTAACCTTTTGTTTGCACTTTGAAGCACCATGGCATCATAATAGATCATATCATCTGAGCAATAATGCAAACTCACACGCACAAGCTTTGATGTGAAGAAAGACCTTAATTTCCTTGATTTTGTATCCAACCAAGGTGAGGAAACAAGGGACAAAAGTGATTCCACAATGGAAATGCTGGTCATTCTTACTTCTCTTAGCACATCAACAACCAATACTAGCTTTTGCTCATTAATTGGAGGGTGCATTGTGGCGGTTTGACTCTTCATACCCTTCAACCACTTCAATGTttctttcttcagtttcttCCTATAGCAATTGTAGGCTTCGATTTTTTCCTCAATTCCTGGATCACCAATGCTTGCTCTATGCAAAGTGAACTGAAGTTCTTGGAGGTGCTCTTTTACTAGCAAGAGAACATCTTTTGAGATGCCACACACCTCCAACATCCTCAGAGATGACTCTGACACATCATCAAaccatttttcttctctttgatgGACAAGTGCTTGTTGAACCATTGGTGAATGGAGAAGGTTGTTTGCTGAATTGTGCAAGTCTTTAAGGGCAACAAAATCAAGGGGTGCCATAACTTAAGTGGAACAAATAAAAGGGTTTGCACTATGTGAGAAAAATCAAGGCTAGTAGAaagctttttcttctctttttttttttttttttatcaagtcaaggctAGAAAGCTAGTACTATGGTATAGACTCCTAGGGTGCTTCAAAGGGTTTATATATACAATAGTAAAGcttgaaaaaatcattttaattagatCTAAGATTCAGATGAGGAAGCAAAAGTGAAGGTACGGAATTGAGAATAGTGGTAACAGCTAAGGTACTAGTTTGTCCAAAGGAACCTTCCCTTTGTGTGGATATGTTTGAGGTTATAGGATACTGTTGTTGAATATTAAAGCAACATGATTAATTAACAATTCAAGCACGAGAGGGGATGTACTCGTGCATGCCAGCCTGTGATATATCATGTATAGCTACTCAGGAACTGACAAAATGTCGTTCAAACAAGAAGCTTGGAACATATGTTATATAAGGAATGTGAAAATACTAAGatgttagattaaaaaaaaagatatatatgtgGTGTACTTAAGCATGGGTTGCTGACAACTGTtcttttgtcttttgttttgtaaatgcaCGGCATAGGATCTGGATGATATCATCAACCTTTGCCCTTCGATTCTACCTAGAAACTTCCCTAGTTTTAGAAAGGACAAAAGTTGCCGAATTTAAACCGGACCTTATAATTCATGCAGAGCCGAAATGTTTGTTGTTCATACTTTGTATGTAGGACAAgctatgattttaaaattttaatattatgaatAATAGTAGGTAAATAAAATTGGTGGCATTGTGGCAATCTTTTTAAAAGCTAGACCAAATCGGACATCTAATTGGGTCATGTACCAGCTATGTTTCTGGTCATACATTTTCTGCTTTCATAACACTACTATCACAAAAAATACACGGGGCAGCTATTTGCAATTCATTTTTTACTCTTCTCatcccttattttatttttaacattttaaatccCCAAAACACCCTCCCCTAGTTTTAACAATTAAACACTCTTCTCACCTACCTCACCACGCTGGACCAACCCTGTATCTCTTCCATTCCTTTTCCTTTGCTTGcattgtttgttgtctccattcTCACGTCGCAACgttcaaatattttttcccTTCATGCAAATTTACCAGAAACTAGttttgataatgtaaaaatatgtTATGGAAATCATTGTTATTGAATATGTCTTTGGATAATCCATACTAAGCAATTTCACCTCACTTTAACCATATGACCCTGTTCTTGGTTTTCAAAACATTCCCTCAACAATCTGCGTTCTCAAGAACACTTTTCAATAAACATTCCTTCTCACCCTTTCAATGCTTTAGAAAAATTCCTACGTGACACCAACAGTTATCATTTTATATACATTGCGTCAAAAAGACAAACTTcttttgtaccaaaaaaaaaaatctttcatgCATGGCATCCGTGAATTTCATTCTTGAAGTATCACTTTCTATCCTAAGTAGTCTCTAGAGtgggaaaaaatatatatataaacactcTCCTAATTAagtattagaaattattttaagcAGTCtacaaatattaagaaaaaaaatcaaattgatcaGTAAATTAAATCTTACTTAAATACATCAACTTAAAGACTAAACTTAAGAATATTcattactttattattattattattattattatatataacatatatgaaaatgattatttCATGTGAGAATAGCAATGATTAATTTCAAtccttaaattaaaataaaagg is a genomic window containing:
- the LOC114425774 gene encoding pentatricopeptide repeat-containing protein At2g35030, mitochondrial-like, giving the protein MKKLLHHLSFTLLHLPKSLSSNVITIRLASTSNLHTEMKRCNLFISRLCREGEIDYARKVFEEMPERDIGLWTTMITGYLKCGMIREARKLFDRWDAKKNVVTWTAMVNGYIKFNQVKEAERLFYEMPLRNVVSWNTMVDGYARNGLTQQALGLFRRMPERNVVSWNTIITALVQCGRIEDAQRLFDQMKDRDVVSWTTMVAGLAKNGRVEDARALFDQMPVRNVVSWNAMITGYAQNRRLDEALQLFQRMPERDMPSWNTMITGFIQNGELNRAEKLFGEMQEKNVITWTAMMTGYVQHGLSEEALRVFIKMLATNELKPNTGTFVTVLGACSDLAGLTEGQQIHQMISKTVFQDSTCVVSALINMYSKCGELHTARKMFDDGLLSQRDLISWNGMIAAYAHHGYGKEAINLFNEMQELGVCANDVTFVGLLTACSHTGLVEEGFKYFDEILKNRSIQLREDHYACLVDLCGRAGRLKEASNIIEGLGEEVPLTVWGALLAGCNVHGNADIGKLVAEKILKIEPQNAGTYSLLSNMYASVGKWKEAANVRMRMKDMGLKKQPGCSWIEVGNTVQVFVVGDKPHSQYEPLGHLLHDLHTKMKKAGDMPDDDLLVSVEF
- the LOC114368573 gene encoding uncharacterized protein LOC114368573, producing the protein MAPLDFVALKDLHNSANNLLHSPMVQQALVHQREEKWFDDVSESSLRMLEVCGISKDVLLLVKEHLQELQFTLHRASIGDPGIEEKIEAYNCYRKKLKKETLKWLKGMKSQTATMHPPINEQKLVLVVDVLREVRMTSISIVESLLSLVSSPWLDTKSRKLRSFFTSKLVRVSLHYCSDDMIYYDAMVLQSANKRLAGVRMAIEGLEVELECMFRRLIHTRVLLLNILTK